The Toxorhynchites rutilus septentrionalis strain SRP chromosome 3, ASM2978413v1, whole genome shotgun sequence genome includes a region encoding these proteins:
- the LOC129779417 gene encoding uncharacterized protein LOC129779417 isoform X2 → MDKICRSQLPDSSSSPPLSGLNFHSFDEDLISELPSCVYANHQLGVATATNPGSANLRLNTNSLRQIQHQYLHHTDCLDSPSSASPSLSTSIGHPYNATPYKIQRQQTNIRERKRMMRSAPNGSINSAFDELRVHVPTFPYEKRLSKIDTLRLAIAYIALLREVLEADYDPLTYVEKCLRGEIKAERAHWNTSDLTARLSWINWENLGVHPGRRTILTSLALGSSESLGCGPPPHLM, encoded by the exons ATGGATAAAATTTGTCGCAGTCAGTTGCCGGATTCATCATCCTCGCCTCCATTAAG TGGACTTAACTTTCATAGCTTCGACGAGGACCTCATCTCGGAATTGCCGTCGTGTGTTTATGCTAATCATCAGCTGGGAGTTGCAACGGCGACTAACCCCGGTTCAGCGAATCTCAGGCTGAACACGAACAGCTTGCGTCAAATCCAGCATCAATATTTACATCACACAG attgctTAGACTCCCCGAGCTCAGCCAGTCCTTCACTGTCCACATCTATCGGACACCCTTATAATGCAACCCCCTACAAAATCCAACGGCAGCAAACGAACATTCGCGAACGTAAACGGATGATGAGATCGGCTCCCAACGG CAGCATAAACTCAGCATTCGACGAGCTTCGAGTGCATGTTCCGACGTTTCCGTACGAAAAGAGACTAAGCAAGATCGATACCCTACGTCTGGCCATCGCATATATCGCACTGCTGCGAGAGGTCCTCGAGGCGGACTACGATCCATTGACGTACGTGGAAAAGTGCCTCCGTGGGGAGATAAAGGCTGAACGTGCCCATTGGAATACGAGCG ATTTGACAGCACGTCTCTCGTGGATAAACTGGGAGAACCTTGGAGTACACCCGGGAAGACGCACGATTCTGACTTCGCTGGCGCTAGGGTCATCGGAAAGCCTTGGGTGTGGCCCACCACCGCATCTCATGTAA
- the LOC129779417 gene encoding uncharacterized protein LOC129779417 isoform X3: MDKICRSQLPDSSSSPPLSGLNFHSFDEDLISELPSCVYANHQLGVATATNPGSANLRLNTNSLRQIQHQYLHHTDCLDSPSSASPSLSTSIGHPYNATPYKIQRQQTNIRERKRMMRSAPNGINSAFDELRVHVPTFPYEKRLSKIDTLRLAIAYIALLREVLEADYDPLTYVEKCLRGEIKAERAHWNTSDLTARLSWINWENLGVHPGRRTILTSLALGSSESLGCGPPPHLM, from the exons ATGGATAAAATTTGTCGCAGTCAGTTGCCGGATTCATCATCCTCGCCTCCATTAAG TGGACTTAACTTTCATAGCTTCGACGAGGACCTCATCTCGGAATTGCCGTCGTGTGTTTATGCTAATCATCAGCTGGGAGTTGCAACGGCGACTAACCCCGGTTCAGCGAATCTCAGGCTGAACACGAACAGCTTGCGTCAAATCCAGCATCAATATTTACATCACACAG attgctTAGACTCCCCGAGCTCAGCCAGTCCTTCACTGTCCACATCTATCGGACACCCTTATAATGCAACCCCCTACAAAATCCAACGGCAGCAAACGAACATTCGCGAACGTAAACGGATGATGAGATCGGCTCCCAACGG CATAAACTCAGCATTCGACGAGCTTCGAGTGCATGTTCCGACGTTTCCGTACGAAAAGAGACTAAGCAAGATCGATACCCTACGTCTGGCCATCGCATATATCGCACTGCTGCGAGAGGTCCTCGAGGCGGACTACGATCCATTGACGTACGTGGAAAAGTGCCTCCGTGGGGAGATAAAGGCTGAACGTGCCCATTGGAATACGAGCG ATTTGACAGCACGTCTCTCGTGGATAAACTGGGAGAACCTTGGAGTACACCCGGGAAGACGCACGATTCTGACTTCGCTGGCGCTAGGGTCATCGGAAAGCCTTGGGTGTGGCCCACCACCGCATCTCATGTAA
- the LOC129779417 gene encoding uncharacterized protein LOC129779417 isoform X1, which yields MDKICRSQLPDSSSSPPLSGLNFHSFDEDLISELPSCVYANHQLGVATATNPGSANLRLNTNSLRQIQHQYLHHTDCLDSPSSASPSLSTSIGHPYNATPYKIQRQQTNIRERKRMMRSAPNGSFFPSLNSSINSAFDELRVHVPTFPYEKRLSKIDTLRLAIAYIALLREVLEADYDPLTYVEKCLRGEIKAERAHWNTSDLTARLSWINWENLGVHPGRRTILTSLALGSSESLGCGPPPHLM from the exons ATGGATAAAATTTGTCGCAGTCAGTTGCCGGATTCATCATCCTCGCCTCCATTAAG TGGACTTAACTTTCATAGCTTCGACGAGGACCTCATCTCGGAATTGCCGTCGTGTGTTTATGCTAATCATCAGCTGGGAGTTGCAACGGCGACTAACCCCGGTTCAGCGAATCTCAGGCTGAACACGAACAGCTTGCGTCAAATCCAGCATCAATATTTACATCACACAG attgctTAGACTCCCCGAGCTCAGCCAGTCCTTCACTGTCCACATCTATCGGACACCCTTATAATGCAACCCCCTACAAAATCCAACGGCAGCAAACGAACATTCGCGAACGTAAACGGATGATGAGATCGGCTCCCAACGG TTCCTTCTTCCCCTCGTTAAACAGCAGCATAAACTCAGCATTCGACGAGCTTCGAGTGCATGTTCCGACGTTTCCGTACGAAAAGAGACTAAGCAAGATCGATACCCTACGTCTGGCCATCGCATATATCGCACTGCTGCGAGAGGTCCTCGAGGCGGACTACGATCCATTGACGTACGTGGAAAAGTGCCTCCGTGGGGAGATAAAGGCTGAACGTGCCCATTGGAATACGAGCG ATTTGACAGCACGTCTCTCGTGGATAAACTGGGAGAACCTTGGAGTACACCCGGGAAGACGCACGATTCTGACTTCGCTGGCGCTAGGGTCATCGGAAAGCCTTGGGTGTGGCCCACCACCGCATCTCATGTAA